A stretch of the Butyricicoccus intestinisimiae genome encodes the following:
- a CDS encoding YdcF family protein — MKRFYRTLCLICLIATVGCIPCAMFMTTWRFGLYFFAVLCICTALMCKLLAWRDTQTGVTQRISKWLVRIGHVLFLVWLCSFVGIEGMIVSGTRSEVQQPIDVLCVLGGGLRGDQPSQNLKNRLVVAMDVMKQNPEAQVIVCGGQGADEAEPEATVMRRWMVQHGADSSRIVLEDQSHNTVQNIENAMKICEERSWDTQHVTVVSSSFHLFRIRHIMRHVGLTPSVVSAPAGDPASAVLMYIREYFSVVKMIGSGYW, encoded by the coding sequence ATGAAACGATTCTATCGCACGCTGTGTCTGATCTGTCTGATTGCCACTGTGGGATGCATTCCGTGCGCTATGTTTATGACAACATGGCGGTTTGGTCTGTATTTCTTTGCGGTGTTATGCATTTGTACGGCACTGATGTGCAAGCTTCTTGCATGGCGCGATACACAAACCGGTGTCACACAGCGCATCAGCAAATGGCTCGTGCGCATCGGGCATGTGCTGTTTCTCGTTTGGCTGTGCTCGTTTGTCGGGATAGAGGGCATGATTGTGTCCGGTACACGGTCTGAGGTACAGCAGCCGATAGATGTCCTGTGTGTGCTCGGCGGCGGTCTGCGCGGCGACCAGCCGTCGCAGAATCTCAAAAATCGGCTGGTTGTGGCGATGGACGTCATGAAGCAGAATCCGGAGGCACAGGTCATCGTGTGCGGCGGACAGGGAGCCGACGAAGCGGAGCCCGAAGCGACGGTCATGCGCCGCTGGATGGTGCAGCACGGCGCAGATTCCAGCCGCATCGTACTGGAAGACCAGTCGCACAACACGGTACAAAACATAGAAAATGCCATGAAAATCTGTGAAGAGCGCAGCTGGGATACGCAGCATGTCACGGTTGTGTCGAGCAGCTTTCATTTGTTCCGCATTCGGCATATTATGCGGCATGTCGGTCTGACGCCGTCTGTGGTGTCTGCACCGGCGGGAGATCCGGCATCCGCTGTTTTGATGTACATCCGAGAGTATTTCTCCGTTGTCAAAATGATTGGCAGCGGATACTGGTAA